In Montipora foliosa isolate CH-2021 chromosome 13, ASM3666993v2, whole genome shotgun sequence, one DNA window encodes the following:
- the LOC137981527 gene encoding uncharacterized protein — MQLTPSEKQEFQQATYCHICREELGVDRVRDHCHLTGKFRGAAHNACNLNFQFMGRIPIILHNLRGYDSHLIMQGAGKFKNKTINCIPNNMEKYISFSIGHLDFLDSPQFMTSSLEKLVSNLAKEGDAKFHVLKRYIEASKVPLLLRKSVYPYDYMDDMSKFQGRQLPSKEAFFSQLTEEHISDEDYQHAQIVFTSFQLQTLGEYHDLYLLSDVLPLADVFENFRSVCLNYYGLEPAHYYTSPGLAWSACLKMTDVELEILLTDPDMYLFVEEGIRGGISMISNRYGKANNPYAPGFDSTQDKNYIMYLDANNLYGWAMSQPLPTHDFFWLTEHEIEEVNVMSIPDDGEEGYILEVDLEYPKELHDLHSDYPLAPNILVGKLIYIAIDS; from the coding sequence ATGCAGTTGACCCCTTCCGAAAAACAAGAATTTCAACAAGCCACTTATTGTCACATTTGTAGAGAAGAACTTGGTGTTGATCGTGTTCGGGATCACTGCCATCTTACTGGTAAATTCAGAGGGGCGGCCCATAACGCTtgcaatttgaattttcaattCATGGGTCGAATTCCGATCATTCTTCATAATCTCAGAGGATACGACTCCCATCTTATTATGCAAGGCGCGGGAAAGTTCAAGAACAAGACCATCAATTGCATTCCAAACAATATGGAAAAGTATATTTCCTTCTCGATTGGCCACTTGGATTTTCTGGACTCGCCTCAGTTCATGACTTCCTCTTTAGAAAAGCTGGTTTCGAATCTGGCAAAGGAGGGAGACGCTAAATTTCATGTTCTCAAGCGCTACATCGAGGCGAGCAAAGTACCTCTCCTGTTGAGAAAAAGCGTGTATCCATACGATTATATGGACGATATGAGCAAGTTTCAAGGGAGACAACTCCCATCCAAAGAAGCCTTCTTCAGCCAGCTTACTGAAGAGCATATCAGCGATGAAGATTACCAGCATGCACAAATAGTGTTTACAAGCTTTCAATTGCAAACTCTTGGTGAGTACCACGATCTCTACCTTCTCTCTGACGTATTACCGCTGGCTGATgtctttgaaaactttcgaaGCGTCTGTTTGAACTACTATGGATTAGAGCCCGCTCATTACTATACCTCTCCTGGTCTGGCTTGGTCCGCCTGCCTTAAGATGACGGATGTGGAATTAGAGATATTATTAACCGACCCAGACATGTACTTGTTTGTCGAAGAGGGCATCCGAGGCGGTATTTCCATGATCAGCAATCGTTACGGCAAGGCAAACAACCCATATGCACCTGGCTTTGACTCGACTCAGGACAAGAACTATATCATGTACTTGGACGCCAACAATTTGTATGGATGGGCCATGAGTCAACCTCTCCCAACACACGACTTTTTCTGGTTGACGGAGCATGAAATCGAGGAGGTGAATGTCATGTCTATACCCGATGATGGTGAAGAAGGGTACATTCTTGAAGTAGATCTAGAATACCCAAAAGAACTCCACGATCTCCACTCGGATTATCCCCTAGCGCCAAATATACTCGTGGGGAAACTTATTTACATTGCTATCGACTCTTAA
- the LOC137981528 gene encoding uncharacterized protein, producing the protein MEGISAGSTPKMDWMSGDLPTAWKAFKQHCEFTFGGPLKRKSEEEKCNYLMIWIGDKGRDIYNTWELTVEEAKKLDTYHAKYEEYVKPKSNKVFARYKFHQEIQREGESFQQFLTDLKLLVKDCGYTDPDEMVRDRVVIGCHSTKTREKLIQEGSELTFEKAIDIARTDEMSKAQLKSMATENPGINSVNKVKQRNYQKTKSSREKFMHKDCSRCGYQHDKEKCPAQGKRCKKCQKLNHFARVCRSKTTIKKQIRHVTEDEHSDDEFFVECITSVNTVDMGEWYEDLSIGSKPIKFQLDTGAKVNVVSYKVIKTLDIECHFKKSQAKLKSYSGHQIPTKGVVTLPCEYKSKVFHVKFHVVDVEAPAVLGAQTCKDMGLLVRINSLQ; encoded by the coding sequence ATGGAAGGAATTTCTGCGGGCAGCACTCCAAAGATGGATTGGATGAGTGGAGATTTACCGACCGCGTGGAAAGCATTCAAGCAACACTGCGAGTTTACGTTTGGAGGGCCTCTGAAGCGAAAAAGCGAAGAAGAAAAATGTAATTACCTGATGATTTGGATTGGAGACAAAGGTCGTGACATATACAATACCTGGGAACTCACTGTTGAAGAAGCGAAGAAGCTCGACACATATCATGCAAAGTACGAAGAGTATGTGAAACCAAAATCCAATAAGGTATTTGCAAGGTACAAGTTCCACCAGGAGATTCAACGAGAGGGAGAGTCATTTCAACAATTTCTCACTGATTTGAAGTTGCTTGTGAAAGATTGTGGTTATACTGACCCTGATGAAATGGTCAGAGATAGAGTGGTTATTGGCTGTCATTCTACCAAAACAAGAGAAAAGTTAATTCAGGAAGGTTCAGAGCTTACTTTTGAAAAAGCAATTGACATTGCCAGAACGGACGAGATGTCAAAAGCGCAATTGAAATCCATGGCAACTGAGAATCCAGGCATTAACAGTGTaaataaagtaaaacaaaggAACTACCAAAAAACAAAATCTAGCAGAGAGAAATTCATGCACAAAGATTGCAGCAGATGTGGTTATCAGCATGACAAAGAAAAATGCCCAGCACAAGGCAAGCGATGTAAAAAATGCCAAAAGTTAAACCATTTTGCCAGAGTATGTCGGTCTAAGACCACAATTAAGAAACAAATACGCCATGTAACTGAAGATGAACACAGCGATGATGAGTTCTTTGTTGAATGCATCACTTCAGTTAACACTGTAGATATGGGTGAATGGTATGAAGACCTAAGCATTGGAAGCAAACCTATCAAGTTTCAGTTAGACACTGGAGCAAAAGTCAATGTCGTTTCTTACAAAGTTATAAAGACTCTTGACATTGAATGCCACTTTAAAAAGAGCCAAGCTAAGCTTAAGTCATATTCGGGTCATCAGATTCCTACCAAAGGGGTAGTGACCTTGCCTTGTGAATACAAGAGTAAAGTTTTTCATGTGAAATTCCATGTAGTTGATGTTGAAGCCCCTGCAGTACTGGGTGCCCAAACCTGCAAGGATATGGGTCTACTTGTCAGAATAAACTCACTTCAGTAA